The proteins below come from a single Telopea speciosissima isolate NSW1024214 ecotype Mountain lineage unplaced genomic scaffold, Tspe_v1 Tspe_v1.0589, whole genome shotgun sequence genomic window:
- the LOC122648214 gene encoding uncharacterized protein LOC122648214, with translation MEGLPTKDQLIKRNIQVGQNCSFCWAGIESHEHLFFIYPFSSSIWGKVSSLCSQGGGGPTTIQSAIAWLASSACADDMLDMVPKLAFCATVHYIWWERNRRLFENKVRTHDQIVEAIRLDVSIKCAAFSISVIQNPRNQFLADKWGLRVDWKTITQKTCAWFRPPANMTVLHCDGSLTVDRASYGGIICDATGAAIMAFVGNGDNNSVLSMELYAILRGVSFCVQNSQLQVSIRSDSKLAVDILNGVVSCPWNMQTLRDRISSIFHHLQRKEIKHVWREINQPADFIASMDTGDGEVIIYPPDFPPELVELIKNDYDRKVYFRNL, from the coding sequence ATGGAAGGCCTCCCTACCAAGGACCAGCTTATTAAGAGGAACATCCAAgttggacagaattgcagtttttgctgggctgggaTTGAAAGTCATGAACATCTCTTCTTCATTTACCCCTTTTCAAGTAGCATTTGGGGTAAAGTTAGCTCTTTGTGTTCTCAAGGAGGAGGGGGACCTACCACTATTCAGAGTGCAATTGCTTGGCTTGCTAGTAGTGCTTGTGCTGATGATATGTTAGATATGGTTCCTAAATTGGCTTTTTGTGCCACTGTCCACtacatttggtgggaaagaaatcgaagacttTTTGAGAATAAGGTTAGGACTCATGACCAGATTGTTGAGGCCATTCGGCTGGATGTGTCTATTAAATGTGCTGCTTTCTCCATTTCGGTGATCCAAAACCCTAGGAACCAGTTCCTAGCTGATAAGTGGGGCcttagggtggattggaagaCTATTACTCAGAAAACTTGTGCCTGGTTTAGGCCTCCAGCTAATATGACCGTTCTTCATTGTGATGGATCCTTAACGGTTGATAGGGCCTCCTATGGTGGGATAATTTGTGATGCTACAGGTGCAGCCATTATGGCTTTTGTGGGTAATGGAGACAACAATTCTGTTCTTAGCATGGAGCTTTATGCAATTTTAAGGGGGGTTTCTTTTTGTGTTCAAAACAGCCAGCTTCAGGTTTCCATAAGATCTGATTCCAAGCTTGCAGTGGATATTCTGAATGGGGTCGTGAGCTGCCCTTGGAATATGCAAACTTTGAGAGATCGtatttcttctatcttccaTCACCTACAACGTAAGGAAATcaaacatgtttggagggagatcAATCAGCCAGCAGACTTTATTGCTTCTATGGATACTGGAGATGGGGAAGTTATTATTTATCCACCGGATTTCCCACCGGAATTGGTGGAGTTGATAAAAAATGACTATGACCGGAAAGTCTATTTTCGAAACTTGTAA